Proteins co-encoded in one Pseudomonas fluorescens genomic window:
- a CDS encoding non-ribosomal peptide synthetase: MMSASNDLTLLARFAEQVQRDPKAAAVIDGSVTLSYTELASASERIARGLLARGIEPGQSLALCMPRSWQWLAAILGALKVGAVVVPLDRASPRKRRELMLADAACVGLVTLGEEPLWSSSLWQTRVEDLLDQPDAPPQTLAEDCAEVMFLFYTSGTTGMPKAVEVGERGLLRLAHTDGYIEIRPADRFACLSNPAFDACSFELWAPLLNGGCCVMIADEDVLDARRLAEVLERTQVDNLFMTVSLFNTLIAEWPSCFASVRQVLIGGEQISAAAVRAWYRANPESRCRIFNVYGPTECTTFALCWPISRDFVGDSVPIGRPLPDTGVQVLDEQQRPVPAGEVGELYLSGSGVARGYRNRPEETARQFVRLPDFDGGASVHYRTGDLVRRNAEGLIEYLGRVDRQVKIRGFRIEPGEVEQRMLEHPGVAQVYVCTRRQAAEDHQLLAFIVPRGNLDYHALETHLRAQLASYMRPHQLFLLERLPLTANGKIDRDSLLAQPLNPWHPVLATMENDNASPALDWLLGQARSLLGQPSLSAQDDWLGSGGDSLKAMRLRSAIRVRWQREIALDTLLNESFLSLAEQLTGETNCESIYPPAPPISRAKRLPATAEQRRLWLLQQRSPTSTAYSVPLILHLAAGVDVAALAEAVGRLVLRHPGLRTAFATGGDGLDQVIAEQGPVCRTFAVGHFNEDNWQAFAELVFAAPFDLTTPNLFQAWLLPFADGRCRLLLNLHHIIVDGWSVNLLFADLNQLYTDVLQGCDSPQPAGRLTTLEFGQWQRQWSVDPHYRDQRRALAELHRRQEEPSPALMPMREISPDARLHREPLGTLRSAALERFCTQQRLTRFEVLFSVFAWSLYALTGCERPRIASPVSNRPLAEFEDTVGMFANTVLIPTAVEQALTLSEQMRKQTATVREVLALQDVALADLVEDLRLSSSPLLFDFMFVLENTDYAALAESSLRATLEFNELLHAKCPLTLLMVGSGSQLECWWEYQCSYFDAEQVRAVNALFRRGLDLLLETPAANLNDLLGPYRRSLPPASEGPRIALPFNTLADGFEHQVHCTPEAVALVQGQQRLTYSELNALANALAANLIARHPLPAASAPLHVVLFLDASVEHIVALLALAKLNLTAVPLDPAYPVAIQRQVLEQAQPHCVLFSDATEAALDELNAGRFAMHRVDLRADAGTFERPRHAGERPLYTLFTSGSTGTPKGVQVSERTLCNLLQWQRTEGQLPAKAVTLQFSMLSFDVSFQEIFSTLCGGGCYHLITPRWRQDAEALLGYMVEVRVERLFLPYVALQYLAQTAVARGIYPSALREVITAGEQLLCTEALRNWFGGMPQASLFNHYGPTETHVVSALRLPPVARDWPLRAPIGHAVGSARLLLVDEHDRPVPVGSRGYLLVAGPMVARCYLADPALNATRFIELADGCLYYRTGDLAWADAHGCLHYLGRDDQQIKLSGHRLELGQIEAALMQVPEVVSAVVAVQAEPPRLTAWLQLEGEPATSQLLDRQVARLLPAHVRIDEYRRIDVWPRTPSGKIDRKALPALGEALERRSTPRPVVQLTALERQLSELFQAVIGRDIEPEQTFFEAGATSLGLMRLHGRYAEELPHKVTMADLFEHVTIRRLAAHLSTAPVAAAERVRQTDSGYQPMAIIGMSVNVAGARNLSEFWAMVQGNGLGIEHFTAEEGLVGARSQLAGMLDFDPEYFGISRQEARLMDPQQRHLLMGCVQALQHAAIVPSADGPRIGLIASCGETTYFQQMLHDTAQGDLPDGFQMALHHDKDFLATKAAYHLDLNGPALSVQAACGSSLIAVHLASSMLRQGDSDVMLAAGVLIDPTLTDGYRHRSQHIFSADGLCRPFSDDASGTIGASGYGVVVLKPLARARADGDRIYALLEGSALNNDGRAKMSYTAPSVAGQSAVIRDALNRAGLTGADIGYIEAHGTGTLLGDPIEVAALTQAFGDAPAGHCALASVKSQIGHLGAAAGVVGLIRASLAVFHGVLPPNLGFGRINPQIDLEHSPFYVPTTSRPWPQGRRRLAGVSSFGIGGTNAHVIVGAAPTVQETAEETLPLLMVSAQSRSELLRDIAAIREHLQAHPEQRTALLRHLQSGRRQLRWRFAMVCQPGDDIPLQPTTVKEITTPGVQLIARDHSPQALLEAWYEGAHIHWPQRSAPPPWDLPPASFDLQTYRFQPTAEIVAPVSADIERQPLAQWFHQRQWMRAQRLNAKTLSGARETVILCSHEVPGAALLEHLRTVYRRVVQVRAGNGFKQLGADRFELDPLDTEALSRLLGEVAEASLGELDWLHTLPLAVSGAVNEQSLDLAQWACLDTISALMQAWGHIARTTRLRLWLMSWQACPVDGEVRRPELAALAGVCEVVPQEYPVRCHWLDWPSPHLDSQAEELAALLGDAAELPRRMAVRDGYLWQPRLIAHPLPGPTTTPSLLPEDGTFLVLGGTGGIGRTLCEHLLQAPGRRVVLLSRQGQLPATLTAYAPRIDCVQADIADLSRWPQVLDQLARRYGCLSGVIHAAGVGAGGLIRHRDARQMAEAMAAKTRGMLAVESLIEQLSPGFVLYCSSMSALFGGAGHLDYSAASGVLDGFAHYRPDTANACLRLGINWDIWRDIGMATTHNGGDAAHQEHLTVGLSAEEGGRVFDLAMATQLPQLLVSTTGIDTARRFYPVRHGVVAAAVAVPQGVDLSVRLRECLCKWLGVTDLEDDDSLYDLGADSLTLLDLIDELQAATGEVFQLSQFSHKVSLSEVLGLVADSTAEASAHAPHDWNDAVRVDQWHAGVGRDWLYLIHPVGGDVQAYRELVSALPADLGVCVIADPALRLPALPNISIVERARWYLQAIKAHLPDGCAWRLAGWSFGAWVAQALCQQAQAEGFRQPLLYLIDPPAPDAGAELAGIDERTIEQVFQREFAQRWPDVEGQAMSEDRQAYLQRLTVCCRNNMSSMVDFQPPALAATPVRMFIAGRANPYGLGDAWSLDDLQRHWRALLPQLQSWQRLDTDHYGIVAGHWARMLAEVIGAQEASI, translated from the coding sequence ATGATGAGTGCGTCCAATGACCTGACTTTGCTCGCACGCTTTGCCGAGCAAGTGCAGCGTGATCCGAAGGCTGCGGCTGTCATCGACGGATCGGTAACCCTGAGTTACACGGAACTGGCCAGCGCCAGCGAGCGCATCGCCCGAGGGTTGCTGGCGCGTGGCATTGAGCCCGGCCAGTCGCTGGCGTTGTGCATGCCGCGTTCATGGCAATGGCTGGCGGCGATCCTTGGCGCGCTGAAAGTCGGCGCGGTGGTGGTGCCGCTGGATCGGGCCAGCCCGCGTAAACGCCGCGAATTGATGTTGGCAGATGCGGCGTGTGTCGGCCTTGTTACCTTGGGCGAAGAGCCGCTGTGGTCGTCTTCATTGTGGCAAACCCGTGTCGAGGATTTGCTCGATCAACCGGATGCTCCGCCGCAAACACTGGCCGAAGATTGTGCCGAGGTGATGTTCCTGTTCTACACCTCGGGCACCACCGGCATGCCGAAAGCAGTCGAGGTCGGCGAGCGCGGCTTGCTGCGTCTGGCGCACACCGATGGTTATATCGAGATTCGTCCGGCGGACCGGTTTGCCTGCCTGTCCAATCCGGCGTTCGACGCGTGCAGTTTCGAGCTGTGGGCGCCGCTGCTCAATGGCGGCTGCTGCGTGATGATCGCCGACGAGGACGTGTTGGATGCGCGTCGGCTGGCCGAGGTGCTGGAACGGACGCAGGTCGACAACCTGTTCATGACGGTGTCGCTGTTCAACACCTTGATCGCCGAATGGCCGTCGTGCTTTGCCAGCGTGCGTCAGGTGCTGATCGGCGGCGAGCAGATCAGCGCCGCAGCCGTGCGTGCGTGGTACCGGGCCAACCCCGAGAGCCGCTGCCGGATCTTCAATGTCTATGGGCCCACCGAATGCACCACGTTTGCCCTGTGCTGGCCGATCAGTCGCGACTTTGTCGGCGACTCGGTGCCCATTGGCCGACCGCTGCCGGACACTGGCGTGCAGGTGTTGGACGAGCAGCAACGGCCGGTACCGGCGGGCGAAGTGGGCGAACTGTATTTGAGCGGCAGCGGTGTCGCCCGTGGCTATCGCAACCGGCCCGAAGAAACCGCCCGTCAGTTCGTCCGTTTGCCCGACTTCGACGGTGGCGCGTCGGTGCATTACCGCACCGGTGATCTGGTGCGGCGCAACGCCGAAGGCTTGATCGAGTACCTGGGGCGGGTCGACCGGCAGGTGAAGATCCGTGGTTTCCGGATCGAGCCGGGGGAGGTGGAGCAACGGATGCTGGAGCATCCGGGCGTGGCGCAGGTGTACGTCTGCACCCGGCGTCAGGCGGCGGAGGATCATCAACTGCTGGCATTCATCGTGCCTCGCGGGAACCTCGACTATCACGCACTCGAAACCCATCTGCGGGCGCAACTGGCGTCGTATATGCGCCCGCATCAACTGTTCCTGCTGGAGCGTCTGCCGCTGACGGCCAATGGCAAGATCGATCGCGACAGCTTGCTGGCCCAACCGCTGAATCCGTGGCATCCAGTCTTGGCGACGATGGAAAACGACAACGCTTCGCCGGCGCTGGACTGGTTGTTGGGTCAGGCCCGTTCGCTGCTCGGCCAACCGTCCCTCAGTGCCCAGGATGACTGGCTGGGCAGCGGCGGTGATTCGCTCAAGGCCATGCGCCTGCGTTCGGCGATCCGTGTTCGCTGGCAGCGCGAGATCGCGCTCGACACGTTGCTCAACGAGTCGTTCTTGTCGTTGGCCGAGCAACTGACCGGTGAAACGAACTGCGAGTCGATCTACCCACCTGCACCTCCGATCAGTCGCGCAAAACGCTTGCCAGCCACCGCCGAACAGCGCCGCCTGTGGCTGTTGCAGCAACGTTCGCCGACCTCGACCGCTTACAGCGTGCCGCTGATTCTGCATCTGGCGGCAGGTGTCGATGTCGCGGCACTGGCCGAGGCCGTGGGGCGTCTGGTGCTACGACATCCGGGGTTGCGCACGGCTTTTGCAACCGGTGGTGATGGACTCGATCAGGTAATCGCCGAGCAGGGTCCGGTCTGTCGAACCTTCGCGGTCGGGCATTTCAACGAGGACAACTGGCAGGCCTTCGCCGAGCTGGTGTTCGCCGCGCCGTTCGACCTGACCACCCCCAACCTGTTTCAGGCCTGGCTGTTGCCGTTCGCCGATGGCCGCTGCCGGCTGTTGCTGAACCTGCATCACATCATCGTCGATGGCTGGTCGGTGAACCTGCTGTTCGCCGACCTGAATCAGCTTTACACCGATGTCCTGCAAGGCTGTGACAGCCCGCAACCGGCGGGCCGATTGACGACGCTGGAGTTTGGCCAGTGGCAGCGCCAGTGGAGCGTCGATCCGCATTATCGCGACCAGCGCCGGGCCTTGGCCGAGTTGCACCGCCGCCAGGAAGAACCGTCGCCCGCACTGATGCCAATGCGCGAAATCAGCCCGGACGCCCGGTTGCACCGAGAACCCTTGGGCACCCTGCGCAGCGCTGCCCTCGAACGCTTTTGCACGCAACAGCGACTGACCCGTTTCGAAGTGCTGTTCAGTGTCTTCGCCTGGAGCCTGTACGCCCTGACCGGATGCGAGCGGCCACGGATCGCCAGCCCGGTGTCCAACCGGCCGCTGGCGGAGTTCGAAGACACGGTCGGCATGTTTGCCAACACTGTGCTGATCCCCACCGCCGTCGAACAGGCATTGACCCTGAGCGAGCAGATGCGCAAGCAGACCGCCACCGTGCGCGAAGTGCTGGCGTTGCAGGACGTGGCACTGGCGGATCTGGTGGAAGACCTGCGACTGTCGTCGAGCCCCTTGCTGTTCGATTTCATGTTCGTGCTGGAAAACACTGATTACGCGGCACTGGCGGAATCGAGCCTGCGCGCCACGCTGGAATTCAACGAACTCTTGCACGCCAAGTGCCCGCTGACCTTGCTGATGGTGGGCAGTGGTTCGCAGCTGGAGTGCTGGTGGGAATATCAGTGCAGCTATTTCGATGCCGAACAGGTACGGGCGGTGAACGCACTGTTTCGCCGAGGCCTTGACCTGCTGTTGGAAACCCCGGCGGCGAACCTCAACGATTTGCTGGGGCCGTATCGACGCAGCCTGCCACCGGCCAGCGAGGGCCCTCGGATCGCGTTGCCGTTCAACACACTGGCGGACGGGTTCGAGCATCAGGTGCATTGCACGCCGGAGGCGGTGGCGCTGGTTCAAGGCCAGCAGCGCCTCACCTACAGCGAACTGAATGCGCTGGCCAATGCTCTGGCGGCAAATCTGATCGCGCGTCATCCGTTGCCGGCCGCAAGCGCGCCGCTGCATGTGGTGCTGTTCCTCGATGCCTCGGTGGAACATATCGTTGCCTTGCTGGCGCTGGCCAAACTCAACCTGACTGCCGTGCCGCTGGATCCCGCTTATCCGGTGGCGATCCAGCGTCAGGTGCTGGAACAGGCGCAACCGCATTGTGTGCTGTTCAGCGATGCGACCGAAGCGGCGCTGGATGAGCTGAACGCGGGGCGATTCGCCATGCACCGTGTTGACCTGCGCGCCGATGCAGGGACATTCGAGCGTCCACGCCACGCTGGTGAGCGGCCGCTGTACACGCTGTTCACCTCTGGCTCGACCGGCACACCGAAAGGGGTACAAGTGTCGGAACGGACCCTGTGCAATCTGCTGCAATGGCAGCGCACCGAGGGGCAGTTGCCGGCGAAAGCGGTGACCTTGCAATTCTCCATGCTGTCGTTTGATGTGTCGTTTCAGGAGATTTTCAGCACCCTGTGTGGCGGCGGTTGTTATCACCTGATCACACCGCGCTGGCGTCAGGATGCCGAGGCGTTGCTGGGCTATATGGTCGAGGTTCGGGTCGAGCGCCTGTTCCTGCCGTACGTGGCGTTGCAGTATCTGGCGCAAACCGCTGTGGCTCGCGGAATCTACCCGTCGGCATTGCGCGAAGTGATCACCGCCGGGGAACAGCTGCTTTGTACCGAGGCATTGCGCAACTGGTTCGGCGGCATGCCGCAAGCTTCATTGTTCAATCACTACGGCCCGACCGAAACCCACGTGGTCAGCGCCTTGCGCCTGCCGCCCGTGGCGCGGGACTGGCCGTTGCGCGCGCCGATCGGCCATGCCGTCGGCAGCGCCCGATTGCTGCTGGTCGATGAACACGATCGCCCGGTGCCGGTCGGCAGTCGCGGCTATCTGCTGGTGGCCGGACCGATGGTTGCCCGTTGCTACCTGGCTGATCCTGCGCTGAACGCTACGCGGTTTATCGAGCTGGCAGACGGCTGTTTGTATTACCGCACCGGCGATCTGGCGTGGGCCGACGCTCACGGCTGTCTGCATTACCTGGGACGTGACGACCAGCAGATCAAACTCAGCGGTCATCGTCTGGAACTGGGGCAGATCGAGGCGGCGCTGATGCAGGTGCCTGAGGTGGTCAGCGCGGTGGTGGCGGTTCAGGCTGAGCCACCGCGACTGACAGCGTGGCTGCAACTCGAAGGCGAGCCTGCGACCTCGCAACTGCTGGATCGTCAGGTCGCGCGGCTGCTGCCGGCCCATGTGCGGATCGATGAATATCGGCGGATCGATGTCTGGCCACGCACCCCCAGCGGCAAGATCGACCGCAAGGCCTTGCCGGCTCTGGGCGAGGCGCTGGAACGGCGCAGCACGCCCCGGCCGGTCGTGCAATTGACCGCACTGGAACGGCAACTGAGCGAGTTGTTCCAGGCCGTGATCGGCCGCGACATCGAGCCGGAGCAGACCTTCTTCGAGGCCGGCGCCACCAGCCTCGGCCTGATGCGTTTGCATGGCCGTTACGCCGAAGAGCTGCCGCACAAGGTGACGATGGCCGATCTGTTCGAACACGTCACGATTCGGCGCCTGGCGGCGCATCTGTCGACAGCGCCGGTGGCAGCGGCGGAGCGCGTAAGGCAAACCGATTCAGGTTACCAGCCGATGGCAATCATCGGCATGTCGGTCAATGTGGCCGGGGCGCGGAACCTGTCCGAGTTCTGGGCGATGGTGCAAGGCAATGGGCTGGGCATCGAGCACTTTACCGCCGAAGAAGGTCTGGTCGGCGCCCGCAGCCAACTGGCCGGCATGCTCGACTTCGATCCCGAGTACTTCGGCATCAGCCGCCAGGAAGCGCGCCTGATGGACCCGCAACAGCGGCATCTACTCATGGGCTGTGTGCAGGCCCTGCAACACGCGGCCATCGTCCCGTCGGCGGATGGCCCGCGCATCGGCCTGATCGCCAGTTGCGGCGAAACCACGTACTTCCAGCAGATGCTGCACGACACCGCGCAAGGCGATCTGCCGGACGGTTTCCAGATGGCGCTGCATCACGACAAGGACTTTCTGGCGACCAAGGCGGCGTATCACCTGGACCTCAATGGCCCGGCCCTGAGTGTGCAGGCGGCGTGCGGCAGCTCGCTGATCGCGGTACACCTGGCCAGTTCGATGCTGCGTCAGGGCGACAGTGACGTGATGCTCGCGGCGGGTGTGCTGATCGACCCGACCCTGACCGATGGCTATCGTCACCGTTCGCAGCACATCTTTTCCGCCGATGGTTTGTGCCGCCCGTTCAGCGATGATGCCAGCGGGACCATCGGCGCCAGTGGTTATGGCGTGGTGGTGCTCAAGCCATTGGCCAGGGCGCGGGCCGATGGTGACCGGATCTATGCGTTGCTCGAAGGCTCGGCACTGAACAACGATGGCCGGGCCAAGATGAGTTACACCGCGCCGTCGGTGGCCGGGCAAAGCGCGGTCATCCGCGATGCCTTGAACCGGGCCGGGTTGACCGGTGCCGACATCGGCTACATCGAGGCCCACGGCACCGGCACCTTGTTGGGGGACCCGATCGAAGTCGCGGCGCTGACCCAGGCCTTCGGCGATGCGCCGGCCGGCCATTGCGCATTGGCTTCGGTGAAGAGCCAGATCGGCCACTTGGGCGCGGCGGCGGGGGTGGTCGGGCTGATTCGCGCCAGTCTCGCGGTATTCCACGGCGTGCTGCCACCGAACCTCGGGTTTGGCCGGATCAATCCGCAGATCGATCTGGAGCATTCGCCGTTCTACGTGCCCACCACGTCCAGGCCATGGCCGCAAGGACGGCGACGTCTGGCGGGTGTCAGCAGCTTCGGGATCGGAGGGACTAATGCCCATGTGATTGTCGGCGCCGCACCGACGGTGCAGGAAACAGCCGAGGAAACGCTGCCACTGTTGATGGTTTCGGCCCAAAGCCGATCTGAATTGCTGCGCGATATCGCGGCGATTCGCGAACACCTGCAAGCGCATCCGGAGCAGCGCACCGCGTTGCTGCGGCACTTGCAGTCAGGTCGACGCCAATTGCGCTGGCGCTTTGCGATGGTTTGCCAGCCGGGTGACGACATTCCTTTGCAGCCGACAACGGTCAAGGAAATCACCACGCCGGGTGTACAACTGATCGCCCGTGATCATTCACCGCAGGCATTGCTGGAGGCCTGGTACGAAGGCGCCCATATCCACTGGCCGCAGCGCTCGGCACCGCCACCCTGGGACTTGCCGCCAGCGTCGTTCGATCTTCAGACCTATCGCTTTCAACCCACTGCCGAAATCGTTGCCCCCGTTTCGGCAGATATCGAGCGCCAACCGCTGGCGCAGTGGTTTCACCAGCGGCAGTGGATGCGTGCCCAACGCCTGAACGCAAAGACACTGAGCGGCGCACGAGAAACGGTCATCCTTTGCAGTCATGAAGTGCCCGGCGCGGCATTGCTGGAACATCTGCGAACGGTTTATCGACGTGTGGTTCAAGTGCGCGCGGGCAATGGCTTCAAGCAACTCGGTGCGGACCGTTTCGAGCTGGATCCGCTGGATACCGAAGCCCTGAGCCGATTACTCGGTGAAGTGGCCGAAGCGTCCCTCGGCGAGCTCGACTGGCTGCACACCTTGCCGCTGGCTGTGTCAGGCGCGGTCAACGAGCAGTCGCTGGATCTGGCGCAGTGGGCCTGTCTGGACACGATCAGCGCGCTGATGCAGGCCTGGGGGCACATCGCACGCACGACACGCCTGCGGTTGTGGTTGATGTCGTGGCAGGCGTGTCCGGTGGACGGCGAAGTACGGCGTCCCGAGCTGGCGGCACTGGCCGGGGTCTGCGAAGTGGTGCCCCAGGAATACCCGGTGCGTTGCCACTGGCTGGACTGGCCGTCGCCGCACCTTGATAGTCAGGCCGAGGAACTGGCGGCGCTGCTTGGTGATGCGGCCGAGTTGCCTCGGCGGATGGCGGTGCGCGACGGTTACCTGTGGCAGCCACGGTTGATCGCTCACCCATTACCGGGCCCGACCACGACGCCCAGCCTGTTGCCGGAGGACGGCACGTTTCTGGTGCTGGGCGGCACCGGCGGGATCGGTCGCACCCTGTGCGAACACCTGCTGCAAGCGCCTGGGCGGCGTGTGGTGTTGCTCTCGCGTCAGGGACAGTTGCCTGCAACTCTCACGGCTTATGCGCCGCGAATCGACTGTGTTCAGGCGGACATCGCTGACCTGTCGCGCTGGCCGCAGGTACTCGATCAACTGGCCCGACGCTACGGTTGCCTGAGCGGGGTGATCCACGCAGCAGGTGTCGGTGCAGGCGGTCTGATTCGCCATCGCGACGCCCGGCAGATGGCCGAGGCGATGGCTGCCAAGACTCGCGGCATGCTCGCGGTCGAAAGCCTGATCGAACAGCTTTCGCCGGGTTTCGTCCTGTACTGCTCATCTATGTCGGCGCTGTTCGGCGGCGCGGGGCATCTGGATTACTCAGCGGCCAGCGGTGTACTCGACGGCTTCGCGCACTACCGTCCGGACACGGCCAATGCTTGCCTGCGTCTGGGGATCAACTGGGACATCTGGCGCGACATCGGCATGGCCACGACCCACAATGGCGGGGACGCTGCGCATCAGGAGCATCTGACGGTCGGCTTGTCGGCCGAAGAGGGGGGGCGGGTGTTCGATCTGGCGATGGCGACGCAATTGCCGCAATTGCTGGTTTCCACCACCGGTATCGACACGGCGCGGCGCTTCTATCCGGTTCGCCATGGCGTCGTGGCCGCGGCGGTTGCAGTGCCCCAAGGCGTGGATCTTTCCGTGCGCTTGCGTGAGTGCCTGTGCAAATGGCTCGGTGTGACGGATCTGGAAGACGATGATTCGCTGTACGACCTGGGTGCTGATTCGCTGACGTTGCTGGACCTGATCGACGAGCTGCAAGCGGCCACGGGTGAGGTGTTTCAGTTGTCGCAGTTCAGCCACAAGGTCAGTCTGAGCGAGGTGTTGGGGCTGGTGGCAGATTCCACGGCAGAGGCTTCAGCGCACGCGCCGCACGACTGGAACGACGCGGTGCGGGTCGATCAGTGGCATGCCGGCGTCGGCCGCGACTGGCTGTACCTGATTCACCCGGTGGGCGGAGATGTTCAGGCCTATCGGGAACTGGTTTCAGCGCTGCCTGCAGATCTGGGGGTGTGCGTGATTGCGGACCCTGCGTTGCGTCTGCCGGCGCTACCGAACATCAGCATTGTCGAGCGGGCCCGGTGGTATCTGCAGGCGATCAAGGCCCACCTCCCGGACGGTTGCGCCTGGCGCCTGGCGGGCTGGTCGTTCGGGGCCTGGGTGGCGCAGGCGCTGTGTCAGCAGGCGCAGGCTGAAGGCTTCAGGCAACCGCTGCTGTACCTGATCGACCCGCCCGCACCGGATGCCGGAGCGGAACTGGCCGGTATCGACGAGCGGACCATCGAGCAGGTGTTCCAGCGAGAGTTCGCCCAGCGCTGGCCCGACGTCGAAGGGCAGGCGATGTCCGAAGACCGTCAGGCTTACCTGCAACGGCTGACGGTGTGCTGTCGCAACAACATGAGCAGCATGGTCGACTTCCAGCCGCCAGCATTGGCGGCTACACCGGTGCGGATGTTTATCGCCGGACGCGCCAACCCCTATGGTCTGGGCGATGCCTGGAGTCTGGACGACCTGCAACGCCACTGGCGGGCACTGCTCCCGCAGTTGCAGAGCTGGCAACGGCTGGACACCGATCACTACGGCATCGTGGCGGGGCACTGGGCGCGGATGCTGGCCGAGGTGATCGGCGCGCAGGAGGCGTCGATATGA
- a CDS encoding TauD/TfdA dioxygenase family protein: MDQLALKAIERIAAEKRAPYHHITVDRITPIIGAEIGGVDLSQPLEDDQLAEIRRAFLENHVLVFRDQHLTVEEHKAFGRLFGELRALPVEDIDGDDPELVVIRANAQSRYVAGETWHTDGTADLAPSMGSMLYVKETPAIGTGGDTLFANMHLALEMLSPTMQQFLGELTAIHDGAIPWKGYEAPANLPKTEHPVVVRHPQTGRKSLFVNSGFTSHIVQLSGGESQLLLNMLFDLVAREPSLSCRVRWAPNTLVFWDNRCTQHHAIWDYFPHSRYGERVTILGTQPKA, translated from the coding sequence ATGGATCAGTTGGCACTCAAGGCAATCGAGCGCATCGCCGCAGAAAAACGTGCGCCGTATCACCACATCACGGTCGACCGGATCACACCGATCATCGGTGCCGAAATCGGCGGCGTCGATCTTTCGCAACCGCTGGAGGATGATCAGCTCGCGGAAATCCGTCGGGCCTTTCTGGAGAACCACGTGCTGGTGTTCCGCGATCAACATCTGACGGTGGAGGAGCACAAGGCGTTTGGCCGGTTGTTCGGCGAACTGCGGGCGTTGCCGGTGGAAGACATCGACGGCGATGACCCGGAACTGGTGGTGATCCGCGCCAATGCGCAATCGCGCTATGTGGCCGGCGAAACCTGGCACACCGACGGCACCGCTGATCTGGCGCCGTCCATGGGCTCGATGCTGTACGTCAAGGAAACCCCGGCCATCGGCACGGGCGGCGATACGCTGTTCGCCAACATGCATCTGGCGCTGGAAATGCTGTCGCCGACGATGCAGCAGTTTCTCGGCGAACTGACTGCGATTCACGACGGTGCAATTCCGTGGAAGGGCTATGAGGCGCCCGCCAACCTGCCAAAAACCGAACACCCGGTGGTGGTTCGTCACCCGCAAACCGGGCGCAAGTCGTTGTTCGTCAATTCCGGATTCACGTCGCACATCGTGCAATTGTCCGGGGGCGAGAGTCAGTTGCTGCTCAACATGCTGTTCGACCTGGTGGCACGGGAACCGTCCCTCAGCTGCCGCGTTCGCTGGGCGCCGAACACGCTGGTGTTCTGGGACAACCGCTGCACCCAGCACCATGCGATCTGGGATTATTTCCCGCATTCGCGTTATGGCGAGCGGGTGACGATCCTCGGGACGCAGCCCAAGGCCTGA
- a CDS encoding MbtH family protein gives MNDAQQQFDVVINAQGQYSLWPAGKPMASGWNAAGMRGERQVCLDYINEHWIDMRPRSLREQSSVSFQ, from the coding sequence ATGAATGACGCACAGCAGCAATTCGATGTGGTGATCAACGCTCAGGGTCAGTATTCCCTGTGGCCGGCGGGCAAGCCGATGGCCAGCGGCTGGAACGCGGCCGGGATGCGTGGCGAACGTCAGGTCTGTCTGGATTACATCAACGAGCACTGGATTGACATGCGCCCGCGTTCTCTGCGCGAGCAGTCATCGGTGTCGTTCCAATAA
- a CDS encoding GSCFA domain-containing protein: MADKSAPDIDQLWTPQFEIGNKDAIVTAGSCFAQHIGRALVARGMNWLDAEPAPQALPEADWKAHNYGVFSFRTGNLYTPAMLCQWLEWALGVSAPPEDTWAHDGRFFDPFRPAVEPDGFASEQALFESREATLDAIREALRRAKVFVFTLGLTEAWQHRQTGLVYPVCPGTVRGTFDPQLHRFCNFGFMDTYGDMVRALELMRSINPQLRLLLTVSPVPLTATATGQHVLSATTYSKSVLRAVAGQLCEDLPDVDYFPSYEIITGTPFKGAFYQPNQREVTPEGVAFVMQQFFAGLEAVQSVQAPTPSTRVSSEDLVCEDAVLDYYA; the protein is encoded by the coding sequence GTGGCTGACAAATCCGCGCCGGACATCGACCAACTGTGGACGCCGCAATTCGAGATCGGCAACAAGGATGCAATCGTCACCGCCGGCTCCTGTTTCGCCCAGCACATCGGCCGTGCGCTGGTGGCGCGCGGCATGAACTGGCTGGACGCGGAACCCGCCCCGCAAGCGTTGCCTGAGGCCGACTGGAAGGCCCACAACTATGGCGTGTTTTCCTTTCGCACCGGCAACCTCTACACCCCGGCCATGCTGTGCCAATGGCTCGAATGGGCGCTGGGCGTAAGCGCTCCGCCCGAAGATACCTGGGCTCATGACGGGCGTTTCTTCGACCCGTTCCGCCCTGCCGTGGAGCCTGACGGATTTGCCAGCGAGCAGGCCCTGTTCGAGTCGCGCGAGGCGACCCTGGACGCCATCCGCGAAGCGCTGCGCCGGGCCAAAGTGTTCGTCTTTACTCTCGGCCTGACCGAAGCCTGGCAACATCGGCAGACCGGTCTGGTATATCCCGTGTGCCCCGGCACTGTTCGCGGCACCTTCGATCCGCAACTCCACCGGTTCTGCAACTTCGGTTTCATGGACACCTATGGCGACATGGTCAGGGCACTGGAGCTGATGCGTTCGATCAACCCGCAACTGCGTCTGCTGCTGACCGTTTCACCGGTGCCCCTCACGGCAACGGCCACCGGGCAACATGTGCTGAGCGCCACGACCTACTCCAAATCGGTCCTGCGCGCCGTCGCCGGGCAGTTGTGTGAAGACCTGCCCGACGTCGACTATTTCCCGTCCTACGAAATCATCACCGGCACGCCGTTCAAGGGCGCCTTCTACCAGCCCAACCAGCGGGAAGTCACGCCAGAGGGCGTGGCGTTCGTGATGCAGCAATTCTTTGCCGGACTTGAAGCCGTCCAATCGGTGCAGGCGCCGACTCCTTCCACCCGCGTGTCCAGCGAGGATCTTGTCTGTGAAGACGCCGTACTCGATTACTACGCCTAG